In the Telopea speciosissima isolate NSW1024214 ecotype Mountain lineage chromosome 2, Tspe_v1, whole genome shotgun sequence genome, one interval contains:
- the LOC122651115 gene encoding wall-associated receptor kinase-like 1 produces MIHNNFWKSGLNLMNRVFDRLVQVQRGSSSNSMEFPSPSSFLHLYLLFLSFLSLFLFSGAQQSYPGIQQSDCTSNNSANYGYLCNGPQTSCSSYLTFRSTNPYDTPVSISSLLASEASQIAQGNNIFETDRIPTGALVIVPVNCSCFGNFYQHITSSYTFKASDTYFTVAKDIYQGLTTCTALMQQNPYESQNLMVGSQLLAPLRCACPTTNQTGSGVRFLLTYLVNRGDSVSSIGETFGVDQQSINNANNLSFNSLLYPFTPILVPLKTEPTMKINELPPPPPPPPVSPTPSFVPAGGIGIAMALIILIAVGLWLNFRYVKRQQIKLKKKFFKKNGGLLLQQQVSSQDHSVEKIKIFAIEELEKATDNFNGSRILGNGGSGAVYKGILSDGRTVAIKKSKTVDESQIGQFINEVVILAQINHRNIVKLLGCCLETQVPLLVYEFVLNGTLSYLLHGEGQVSSLSWEKRLRIATEIAGAVAYLHSAATNPIFHRDIKSSNILLDANYKAIVADFGISRTVPIDRTHLTTLVQGTFGYLDPEYFHSSQFTEKSDVYSFGVVLVELLTGQKAVFFNDFQEEKGLAMHFISSLKENRLFEVLETRIINEGNRDQLLAISKIAKKCLKVNGKKRPAMKEVAAALEGLRRSFEEHHLLVQCTTKEHRCLSYEEDSFHYPGDATGLTFHSGSTNGSLTGR; encoded by the exons ATGATTCACAACAATTTCTGGAAATCtggtttgaatttgatgaacagagtattcgaTCGTCTTGTCCAAGTCCAGAGAGGCTCTAGTTCCAATTCCATGGAGTTCCCGTCACCGTCTTCTTTCTTGCACCTCTACCTCCTCTTCTTGTCATTTTTATCCCTGTTTCTTTTCTCTGGAGCTCAACAGAGTTACCCTGGTATCCAGCAGTCGGATTGCACCAGTAACAACTCTGCAAATTATGGGTATCTCTGCAATGGGCCTCAAACATCTTGCAGCTCCTATCTCACCTTCCGATCAACAAATCCTTACGATACTCCGGTCAGTATCAGCTCCCTCTTGGCGTCCGAAGCTTCCCAGATTGCCCAAGGCAACAACATTTTTGAGACAGACAGGATCCCCACAGGTGCCCTAGTCATAGTTCCTGTAAATTGTTCATGTTTTGGAAACTTCTATCAGCATATCACGTCCTCCTACACCTTCAAAGCCAGCGACACATATTTTACAGTTGCCAAGGACATTTACCAGGGCCTCACCACTTGCACAGCTCTGATGCAACAGAATCCGTATGAAAGTCAGAATCTGATGGTGGGATCACAACTGTTAGCCCCATTAAGATGTGCTTGCCCTACTACGAACCAGACTGGTAGTGGTGTGAGATTCTTGCTGACTTACCTGGTTAACCGGGGTGATTCTGTTTCTTCAATTGGTGAGACATTTGGTGTCGACCAACAGAGCATAAACAATGCGAACAATTTGTCCTTTAATAGTCTTTTATATCCCTTTACACCCATTTTAGTTCCGCTTAAAACCGAGCCTACAATGAAAATAAATGAacttcctccaccaccaccaccaccaccagtgtCTCCAACTCCATCATTTGTTCCCGCTGGAG GTATTGGAATAGCAATGGCTTTGATAATTCTAATCGCTGTCGGTCTCTGGTTGAATTTCCGATATGTCAAAAGACAGCAAATCAAACTAAAGAAAAAGTTTTTCAAGAAAAATGGTGGTTTGCTATTACAGCAGCAAGTCTCTTCTCAAGACCATAGTGTTGAAAAGATCAAAATCTTTGCTATTGAAGAACTAGAAAAGGCAACAGATAACTTCAATGGAAGTCGAATCCTTGGTAATGGTGGATCTGGAGCAGTTTACAAAGGAATCCTATCAGATGGGAGAACAGTAGCCATTAAAAAGTCCAAAACAGTGGATGAAAGCCAAATTGGCCAATTCATTAATGAAGTTGTCATTCTTGCACAAATTAACCATAGAAACATAGTGAAATTGTTAGGTTGTTGCCTAGAGACCCAAGTACCCTTATTAGTTTATGAGTTTGTCTTAAATGGAACCCTCTCCTACCTTCTCCATGGAGAGGGTCAAGTGTCATCACTGTCATGGGAAAAGCGCTTAAGAATTGCTACTGAAATTGCTGGAGCAGTTGCATACTTACACTCTGCTGCAACCAACCCAATCTTTCATCGAGACATCAAGTCTAGCAATATTCTCTTGGATGCAAATTATAAAGCTATAGTAGCAGACTTTGGAATTTCAAGAACTGTACCCATCGACAGAACTCACTTAACCACACTGGTGCAGGGGACCTTTGGCTACTTGGACCCAGAGTATTTCCATTCAAGCCAATTTACAGAGAAAAGtgatgtttatagctttggaGTAGTTCTTGTGGAGCTTTTGACTGGACAAAAGGCTGTCTTCTTTAATgatttccaagaagaaaaaggtcTCGCTATGCATTTCATATCATCACTAAAGGAAAATCGTTTATTTGAAGTTCTGGAGACCCGAATCATAAATGAAGGAAACAGAGATCAGCTTTTGGCAATCTCAAAAATTGCAAAGAAATGTCTGAAAGtaaatggaaagaaaagacCAGCCATGAAAGAGGTGGCTGCAGCTCTTGAAGGATTAAGAAGAAGCTTTGAGGAACATCATCTATTGGTCCAATGTACAACCAAGGAACACAGGTGCTTGAGCTATGAAGAAGATTCGTTTCACTACCCTGGTGATGCAACAGGACTCACTTTCCATTCTGGGAGTACCAATGGTTCATTAACTGGCCGGTAG
- the LOC122650084 gene encoding uncharacterized protein LOC122650084: MNQNLLVGSQLLAPLRCACSTRNQTGSGVRFLLTYLVTWGDSVSSIGEIFGVDEQSINNVNDLSFDSVIYPFTPILVPLKTKPTMRKNEIPPPPPVSPTPSFVPAGGTPMAKDGCKEKCGNISIPYPFGIGNECYFNKWFEILCNDSNSNPSVPFLQNLDVEVLEFLPDYTVYVVYTSVASTCHQRSNTELSEAIDFPFTFSVTHNNFTAIGCDISVAFTRVNGGKVANGVYVSWYQQYHAYHKLYHFFLFR; encoded by the exons ATGAATCAGAATCTGTTGGTGGGATCACAACTGTTGGCCCCATTAAGATGTGCTTGCAGTACTAGGAACCAGACTGGTAGTGGTGTGCGATTCTTGCTGACTTACCTGGTTACATGGGGTGATTCTGTATCTTCAATTGGTGAGATATTTGGTGTCGATGAACAGAGCATAAACAATGTGAACGATTTGTCCTTTGATAGTGTTATATATCCATTTACACCCATTTTAGTTCCGCTTAAAACCAAGCCTACAATGAGAAAAAATGaaattcctccaccaccaccagtgTCTCCAACTCCATCATTTGTTCCTGCTGGAG GAACACCAATGGCAAAGGATGGTTGCAAGGAGAAATGTGGGAACATCAGCATTCCATACCCATTTGGCATTGGGAACGAATGCTACTTCAACAAATGGTTTGAGATCCTTTGCAATGACTCCAATTCTAATCCTTCGGTGCCCTTCCTGCAAAACCTAGATGTAGAAGTTCTAGAATTCTTGCCGGATTATACTGTGTATGTGGTCTATACTTCGGTTGCTTCAACCTGTCACCAGAGAAGTAACACAGAGTTATCAGAAGCCATAGATTTCCCCTTCACCTTCTCTGTTACCCACAACAATTTCACTGCCATTGGATGTGATATTTCTGTCGCCTTCACTCGTGTCAATGGTGGAAAAGTTGCAAACGGGGTGTATGTCAGTTGGTACCAACAATACCATGCCTACCATAAGCTCTATCATTTCTTCTTGTTCAGGTAA
- the LOC122653256 gene encoding aldehyde oxidase GLOX-like translates to MHMQLLYNDRVIIFDRTDFGRSNLSLPAGKCRNDTNDYVLQHDCTAHSAEYDVSNNSIRALTILTDTWCSSGAVTPNGTLIQTGGFNDGDRVVRTFQPCSTCDWQEITNGLIQRRWYATNQILPDGRVIVIGGQENNYEFYPKSTSTDTVFNLTFLEQSSNLYPFVHLNVDGNLFILGYNVAILFNYTSNTVVKTFPAIPDYQSRTYPFTGSSVLLPLRNLQQSSVEAEVLICGGAPWESASQAASGNFTDALNTCARIRITDPNPTWTMETMPLARVMGDMTLLPNGQVLIINGAARGLAGWEYGRDPVFYPVLYQPDNQNGSRFQVLNPTTIPRMYHSTAILLCDGRVLVGGSNPHQYYNFTGVLYPTELSLEAFSPAYLGSEFLGLRPTIITPLSYTRVTYGQQFLLQFSVTNQVNESMIEVTMVAPSFTTHSFSMSQRLLVLDSNNVIALRNLLYTVAVTIPNSNFLAPSGYYLLFLVHQDIPSEGIWIQLQ, encoded by the coding sequence ATGCACATGCAGTTACTCTATAACGATCGCGTCATTATCTTCGACCGCACCGACTTCGGCCGTTCCAATCTCTCCTTGCCTGCTGGCAAGTGCCGGAATGACACCAACGACTATGTTCTCCAACATGACTGCACTGCTCATTCCGCAGAATATGATGTAAGTAATAATTCTATACGGGCCCTTACCATCCTGACCGATACTTGGTGTTCTTCCGGTGCCGTCACCCCCAACGGAACCCTCATCCAAACCGGTGGATTCAATGACGGTGACCGTGTTGTCAGAACTTTCCAGCCGTGTAGTACTTGTGATTGGCAAGAGATTACAAATGGACTCATTCAACGACGTTGGTATGCCACCAATCAAATTCTACCAGATGGACGAGTCATCGTGATTGGTGGCCAAGAGAACAATTACGAGTTCTATCCCAAATCGACGTCCACGGATACTGTATTCAACTTGACATTTCTAGAACAATCTAGTAATCTCTACCCATTTGTTCACCTCAATGTCGATGGCAACTTATTCATCTTGGGCTACAATGTAGCAATCTTGTTCAACTACACCAGCAACACTGTCGTCAAAACTTTTCCAGCAATTCCAGATTATCAGTCTCGGACCTATCCATTCACGGGTTCCTCAGTTCTTCTCCCATTGAGAAACTTACAACAATCTTCAGTGGAAGCTGAGGTCCTCATCTGTGGTGGAGCTCCATGGGAGTCAGCCAGCCAAGCCGCTTCAGGGAACTTCACCGATGCCTTAAACACATGTGCGAGAATCCGAATTACTGACCCGAATCCGACATGGACCATGGAGACAATGCCGCTTGCTAGAGTGATGGGAGATATGACCTTACTCCCCAATGGCCAAGTCTTGATCATCAACGGTGCTGCAAGGGGGCTTGCCGGGTGGGAATATGGTAGAGATCCGGTCTTCTATCCGGTTCTGTACCAACCCGATAACCAAAACGGGTCTCGGTTCCAAGTACTAAACCCAACTACCATTCCACGTATGTACCATTCAACTGCAATCTTACTATGTGACGGTCGAGTTCTAGTGGGAGGAAGCAATCCCCATCAGTATTACAACTTCACCGGCGTTCTTTATCCGACGGAATTAAGCTTAGAGGCATTCTCACCTGCTTATTTAGGTTCGGAATTTTTGGGATTACGGCCAACGATCATCACCCCGTTGTCATATACTCGCGTAACATATGGGCAACAATTTCTGCTACAGTTCTCGGTGACGAATCAGGTGAACGAAAGCATGATAGAGGTGACAATGGTGGCTCCATCTTTTACGACACACTCGTTCTCTATGAGTCAGAGGTTGTTGGTGTTGGATAGCAATAATGTGATTGCCTTGAGGAACTTATTGTATACCGTGGCAGTGACGATTCCAAATTCAAATTTCCTGGCACCTTCTGGGTATTATCTTTTATTTCTGGTTCATCAAGATATACCTAGTGAGGGGATTTGGATTCAACTCCAGTGA